CAGCTGGTTAATTGCAGCAATGGGCTCCAGCTACCAGGTGTCTGCTCAGTGCTGGTATGCCTGATCACCCAAGCTGAAGAGGGGCACTGAGGCTTTGAGGAAGGAGTAACCCCAAGGGACAGCCCTTTTATTCTTTCCCTCCAATCCCCCAACCCCAATCAGGTTACCAAGTCCACAATCAACAAAGGCTCAGAATTCTTTCAACCCACAGATCTTCACACTGGGCCACCTCCCCAACCCAGCAACTCTGAGGCCAAACTATTTCCCTCCCTGGGAATTTGTGGTGGAATTTGGCCCAGGTCACCCTCTACATATACAACATAGCTCTTTCTCAATCACCCCCAGCCCTGGGACTccattgtagcccaggctaccacATAGTAAGGATTTATCCCAAGCTGAGCTTCCCTCTCTGCCCTCATACCTCTACCCACGGTAGAGGGTGCCAGTCTTGTCTGGAGAACAGGCTAGCACGATGCCAGACTAACCTACCTGATCGTCAAGTAGGAGATGCTACAGGATGCATCATGATATCCTATTTCATTATCACAGCCTTTACCCCATACTCTCCTATACCTCCTGAATCCTGTTCCAGATTCTGACAAGCTTGAAAACCCCCAGCCACTGGAGAGGAAGATGAAAACATCCGAAAGATCCATGAGGTCAAAATGCATAAAACACAACTGTCTCTCCCACCCAGTCTTGTTCAGCAATTCAGGAGATCCCTGACTCTAACAGCTACAGGGCAGCCACAGGGACATGTTAGTGCCTTAGTTTTGTTGTTGAAGACCAAGGAATAGACTGGAGTGCTCAATAACcaaaagaaatattcttttttaaggCTTTCATAGCTCCCCCTGCTGTCAATTTCAGACATTTGATCCTGGCTACCACACTGATGCCAACACCCAAACTAAGAAAGGGATCTCAtgccccattttacagaggagtaAAGTGGAGCCTAGGAAATTAGAGTGACTCACTGGAGACAGAACCACTGTGCTGGGTATGTTCAGAGGTACAGGACACACCCTCCAGAGCAAGCCCAAATTAACTCCAGCGGTAAACTTCCCAGTTGGGCCAGAGTACTCACTGATGCCACGGTTTCCTCATCCTTGGGATTTGCCTCACCATATTCATCTAAGGATTCCAGACACTTCCTACAAGATGCCATGATGATCACCCTGCTCAGAGAAGACTCATCTGCTCCAGGGTTTTACAATTCAACAGAAAATGGAGCATCATTCCACCATTAATCTTAGTCCAACAACCACAGAAACCAATGCCAGTAAAAATGCTGCCAATTATACCAGAGTTGGGGGCTCCGGCCACTTTTGTGTTAGCCTGCCACCTGTGAACTGTCAGTCCACTTTTTGCTTAAGCAAACACACAAGTCAAACCTTGTCGGTGGTTCCTTTGCTGAAGTGATACTCTTGGGCTCTCAACTAAAGAGGGGATCATGGGAAAATGGTTGGTCTCAGAAGACAATAGATCTGGCGGcggagggggttgggggggagtggCTTCTGCTTATGGTTCTAGAGCTCTGtcctttaggtttttgtttgcttgtttgtttttgttttctctgtctttcaaaaaaagtaaaaggggTCTGGAATCAGCCTCACTGGTTGGCAACTATACCTCTCATTTAAAATGAACCCTAGAATTGGGGCTGCAAGTGCTCACTTCTGTAGGTTTTGGTAGGAGTATGGGAAGAAGTCTATAGGTGGGTGCTGGTGGTCTGGCACATTGTCACTTTTTCCACTGCTGTGACCTAACCCCTCCTGGCTTAGGCTTAAGAAGGTATATGGTCCCCATGACAAGAAAAGTCTAACAGCAGAaggaggaggcagctggtcacatgacatttATAGTCAAGCAGCAGAGCACTGACATAAAGTGAAGCCAGGCTATAGAAACTCAAGATCCACCCCCTCCATGATTAGCTTCCTCCCATAAGGTTCCATTTCCTGAGGGGGAacagtgttcaaatatatgagcctatgagggacatttcatGTTTAAACCACAATAGCTGGTATGAGTGAGCAAGCCCaataaagtgctgggattgagttGGGTCATGTAGCTATGTGTGCCTTTCCTGGAAGCTAcacttcctgtccctgcctctgcctcccgagtgctgggaataaaagctgCACCGCCGCCACTACCTGACATTACTGTGACCTTTAAACCACCTCATAGgttatgcattttaaataaaggaaGACCTCATGTTGCTAGGGTGAAACCCAGCAACGGAGGATTTTCACTCCAACCACACAGTCTTTAGCAGCTGCTGGGACACTTCCCAGTATCTAGATTTCTGGTTGTCTGGAAAAATGGCAGAATTCCATAGTACAGGGCTTCTTTCCACAGGCTACAGTCAGCTGGAGGTGAGAGTAGTTTACCTCCTTTGACAGCTGCCAGGAGGAGCTGGGATTTGGGTGTTTGGACCTGCATACAGTAGGTGGCAACAAATGACAGTTGCTAACACTACTTCTTGTTTAATAGCTAGACTTCCACCCAGGGACTGGGCATGAGTGATGCTCTCCAGCTTGGGTCATTTCATAAGTCTCTTTAGCATCCACAGCCCTTATCAAGTGCATTTACTGTTCTAAGTACACATATGATCCTAGATGACCCTCCTGAGTGCCCTGAGTTGGAGTATGCCATGTGACCCTCCTGAGTGCCCCGGGTTAGATTATGACCACCGTGCCACTTGCACAGCCTCCAAACTGCCTAGCCGTCAACGAGGTCAGAGTTCAAGGGCCCTGACCACTGCTGAAAACGGCGGGATTCCCCAACTGCTGCTCTACCTGCTCTGCTTCCCCCCTCCCTAGCCTCCTGGGGCAGGGAGCCTCAGCACCCCTTGCCATCTAGGTCAGCAAACTTACGGTCAAGGCCATTGATGTAGCGCATGGTGACTTCACAGTGGCCCCACACAGCACTCACGACCGGGTACAGTTTCTTGCCCTTGAGGCCACGGAAGGCCACGCCCAGGTACTGGCCATCCACGATGAAGCTGAGCGTGCCCTCGTCCATGTCCAGCACGACCAATAAGGAATCTGGCAGAGCAAAGGCCTCATCTGGCCCCAGGAAAGCAGGGTATGCTACCCCAGGACGGTTCTTGCCATCGTGGTAGAGGCGGCTGCGGCCCAAGTCCCAGCCCCATGACTCGGAGTCGCTGCCCACCAGTGCGGTGTAACCCACTGAGTGCAAAGGGGCACGGGCCGTGGCCACGCCCACCACAGCATGGGTGCCCCGCTGCCTAGCTGGCCAGTGGATCTGCCATGCGTGCAGGCCCCGGGCATGGCCCACTTTGCCGCGGATGCCATCCGTGCTCTGGGCCACCGGGTGGCGGTGGAAGGTGAGGCGGTCGTCATCCTTGACGAAGACATTGAGCGAGCGGTCCTCGGGGTTCCACGCGTGTCTCAGCTGCACAGCCAGCCCTGCCGCAGGCATGTCCAGCAGCTGGTCTAGCCGTGCTGGCCGCCCGGGCTCTGAGCCTCGAAGCTCCCGCTTGGCTGGCCGTAGTGATGGCTCTCGTACCTCCACGGACTTGAGGCTCCCAGAGAGCTTCTGACCCATGGCTCACTATGGGGAGGGGACCGCTGCGGGCCACTGCTACCTCGCAGGAGCCTCCACTCCCCGCAGCCAGGGATGGACCCCGGGGCTGGGAACCAGGCTTCCTGATGGTTGATCTACACAGCCTCTGCTGGGCTGTGGCAGGGGCCCAAGCTCCTGGAAGGAAGCAAAGGGCACAGGTTATGATAGAAGCATGGACAGCCAGCTACTCATCCCTTCACTTATGCCCTGGCCCTACTACATAACTAATGTGCATAATAATTAATGATACTTCATATCTAGTACTTTCTAAGTATATGAGATATGGCAGACACTGTCCTCAATGATTAAGGTTTCCCCATTCATCTAAATCTTACAGAGGTCAGTGACTAGCCAGTCTCACAGGTAATAAGTGACTGAGCCACCAGTCAAACCAAGGTCCTTTGCTCTCAGGTTCTGTTCTCTGGCACCAGAACAACCACCACTGGAAATCACTGTCTCAAGAAGAACTGAACCCCCAGAAAATGGAGTGCTGAGACACAGGGTTATACACATTTAGCATGTGACTCATGAGTTTAGGCTCCAGTTGTCTGGAGcttaaaaaaatatcttaaaaccTCCCCAAACCAGGTTTGTAAGACACAGAGCAAGTATCCAGCAGGGTCACCCAGGGACAAGGATTCCAGAAACTATTTGAGGATGGTGTGTTGTCGCCACGGGAAAATAAATGGCAACGAAAGAGGAAAAGAGCTGGTAAATCCAAACTGTGCGGCCAAAGAGCACTGGTACAAATCCTTCTCTATTTAAAGCTTCTCCTTGACTTTACTTTCCTCCTCTGTAAGATGGGATAAAACACCTCCCTTCATGTGGTCTGAAACTTGAAAGATAATATGATAAAAGCTCAGATCTGGAATCCTGGAAGCAGGTGTCCTTTTGGCTTTGTTCTTCAGAGATCCCACAGGGAATTATTTCTCTTGGATACACCAGTGTTTTCCCTGGGTATAGAAATATCATTGATAACATTTATCCTAGTTAACATTCCTTAATACATTTTTCCAGGAGAAGTGACCACAGAAAGGTCATTGAGGCTCCAGGAATCTTGGGGTGCCTGGATGGCCCTAATTATGGGAAGAGGAAGGTAGAGCTTTGCCCTACCTGACTCCCATGGCAGGCAGAGGACCGGTATGTGCCTTCTTCTTCCCTAGCTTGGGAGCAGCGTGGCTCAAGACAACTTTCCCAAGACAAATGAGAAGATAGGATGCTGCCATGCTTTGTCTTGCCTACCCATGATTTCCTATTGGTGATGGTTCATCTTCACTGTCAATTTAAGAAGCACCTATGAGATTAGTAAAGCTCACCTCTAGGTGTATCTATCAGGACATTTCCAGAAAGAGTTAAACAAGAGTGGAATGCCCACCCTTAGGCTGTCGATTCAGATAGAAtaaaagggggagaagagaaagctCCCTACTGTAGGCATTTTCTCTCCCCTACCTTCCTGACTACCATCGCCATGATGTAGGTTGCTGTGCTGGGCCATGCCCTCTTTGCTATGATAATCAGAAACCTCTGCAATTTCAAGGAAAGGAAATCCTTTCTTCTCTAGGGCattctgtcaggcattttgtcatagcacaAAAGGCTGCCAGACACAGAAAGCTGACACTGAGATACACAGCTGGTGTGGTGACTATACCTGACCACGAGGTATAGAAGCTCCTGGAAGTAATTTGTTAGAAGAATTCAGAAAGTTTGGAGAAGGCAGCCGTAGAAATCCTACAACGCTGTTAGCACAGCTTCCCTGGTGATTCTGAGACCTAAGGAGACCAGGATGCCGAAGGGAATGCCAAAAGCAGTAAGACATCTTATCCAGTTCCAGCAGAAACAATGTCTcatgggaactgaaccccgggCCACTTGAGTTACTCTCTGGCAAAGAAGCTATGCATATTTTGTCTGTGTCCTGAGACTTCACAGAGGCCGAATTTAAAGGTGAAGAATGAATTAATTTGGGGGAGGGAGTCTGAGGGCAGCCTAGTGTTCAGGCTATGGCTAAGTTTGGCTCTTTGGCCAGATTCACAGTGAGGTCTGGGAGCAAAATACACAGTGGGAAGATTCAGACACTTAAAAATGGACTGGGGCCGTTACTACTGACTGTGAACTTGGCAAGACCCAGGATCGCCTAGGAGACCAACCTCTGGTTGTGCTGTGGGGGAGTTTCTGGGCTGGCTCTGTGAGGGTAGGAAGACTCACACTAAAATGTGGGCAGCACCGTTCCATGAGCTGGGGCCCTGGCCTGAATAAAACAGAGAAGGTGAGCTGAGCCAGCATTCATCTCTCAGTCATGGGTGCAAATCTGTCCCTCAGTCCAGctttctccaccaccaccaccaccaccaccaccaccaccaccaccaccaccacctataACAAGCTGCAACTAAccctttccttaagttgcttttgtcaggattgccacagcaatgagaaaagtaacaaatacagaagCCACAACAGTGTGGCCTCTAAAGAAAgaagagcagtgattctcaaccttcctaatgctgcgaccctctAAAACAGCTCAACATGTTATGGTGATCCccgcaaccataaaattattttcattgctacttcataactcttaattttgctactgttatgaatggtaaaaataaatatctgataCGTGGTCCCTGTGAAAAGGCCATTCATCCCCCAAGGGGTCTTAACCCACAAGTTGGGAAACACTGGATTAGAGCCGTTTTAGAAGGACATCAGGACAACTAGAAAGATACCTTGAGAGCATCTGGGGAATTGGCTCAAGAGTGTGAAGACTTTCACTTGCTTCAAAGACTCTGCCCCAGGAAGAGAACTCAGGATACCTGCCTGCACCAGGTTTCTAGGAAATATTCCCTGCTTTCAATCATCAAAACATTCAGAGGCCACTCAGCCATCATCAAGATGCTCTGGATATTGCTTGAGGAGGTGGCAAATCTAGCATTATCCGCCATGCTGGTTTTGTAGGCACTCAGAATGCAAGAACTATTGGATCATGGAGGTTTAAACCTAAATTACAAAGGAAGACCTAGGTAGCTAGAAAACCTGTGACAGAtgtagaatttctttctttctttttttttttttttttgatttttcaagacagggtttctctgtggctttggcggctgtcctggactagctcttgtagaccaggctggtctcaaactcacagagatccgcctgcctctgcctcccgagtgctgggattaaaggcgtgccccaccaacgcctggctcagatGTAGAATTTCTGCAGGCAAGGGATTCCCAGGAAAAGCCAAGTGATTCCCCCAAGAGGGTGATGCATGAAACTTTGAAGGTGAAGCCAAAGATGGCTGGAAGATGGGATGTCTGCTGaagaaggcagcaggcagagacagcCCACAGAGAAGCCAGATGAGCTGCAAATGATAAGGTCAGAGGACCAAGGGTGCTGGGACCTCCCAGAGCTGACATCGTGATGCCTCGTGCCCCAGGTTTTCCCTAAGAGgtttcagtcttgttttgtttccatcCTTTCCATTCCCGGAAACTGTCTATTGAAATGGGGATGTTTGGTCACCATATCTTGGAAGCATgtgacttgttttttattttgcagaGGCCCACAGCTGAATGTGTGCAAGGAGATTCAGAGGATAATTTGGATTTGAATAATGTTGCAATTGTTGAGATTTTGGGGACACACGAGAGtgactaaatgcattttgaaaatattatgagATAGAATTGAGCCTTTTGGGAGCCAGTGGTGAAATGTTGTAGCTTGCATATTAATTGATAAGAGACGAACTTGTGATAGTTAATTCTTTTTcttgggtgtatgtgtgcatacctgcgtgtgtgtgtgtgtgtgtgtgtgtg
This genomic stretch from Cricetulus griseus strain 17A/GY chromosome 4, alternate assembly CriGri-PICRH-1.0, whole genome shotgun sequence harbors:
- the Spsb4 gene encoding SPRY domain-containing SOCS box protein 4 isoform X2, translated to MGQKLSGSLKSVEVREPSLRPAKRELRGSEPGRPARLDQLLDMPAAGLAVQLRHAWNPEDRSLNVFVKDDDRLTFHRHPVAQSTDGIRGKVGHARGLHAWQIHWPARQRGTHAVVGVATARAPLHSVGYTALVGSDSESWGWDLGRSRLYHDGKNRPGVAYPAFLGPDEAFALPDSLLVVLDMDEGTLSFIVDGQYLGVAFRGLKGKKLYPVVSAVWGHCEVTMRYINGLDPEPLPLMDLCRRSIRSALGRQRLRDIDSLPLPQSLKNYLQYQ